One window of the Peromyscus leucopus breed LL Stock chromosome 17, UCI_PerLeu_2.1, whole genome shotgun sequence genome contains the following:
- the LOC114686275 gene encoding charged multivesicular body protein 1b-like gives MEKHLFSLKFAAKELNRSARKCDKEEKAEKAKIKKAIQKGNMEVARIHAENAIRQKTQAVNFLRMSARVDAVAARVQTAVTMGKVTKSMAGVVKSTDAALKTMDLEKIAALMDKFEHQFETLDVQTQQMEDTMSRTTTLSTPQNQVDTLLQEMADEAGLDLGMQLPQGQTGSLGRSVASAEQDELSQRLARLRDQV, from the coding sequence ATGGAGAAACACTTGTTCAGCCTGAAGTTCGCGGCCAAAGAACTGAACAGGAGTGCCAGAAAATGCGACAAGGAGGAAAAGGCCGAAAAGGCCAAAATTAAAAAGGCCATTCAGAAGGGCAACATGGAAGTTGCGAGGATACACGCCGAAAACGCCATCCGCCAGAAGACCCAAGCGGTGAATTTCTTGAGAATGAGTGCGCGGGTGGATGCGGTGGCCGCCCGAGTCCAGACCGCGGTGACCATGGGCAAAGTGACCAAGTCCATGGCCGGTGTGGTTAAGTCCACGGATGCGGCGCTGAAGACCATGGATCTGGAGAAGATCGCTGCTTTGATGGACAAATTCGAGCACCAGTTTGAGACCCTGGACGTCCAGACGCAGCAAATGGAAGACACGATGAGCAGGACGACGACGCTGAGCACTCCCCAGAACCAGGTGGATACGCTGCTCCAGGAAATGGCAGATGAGGCGGGCCTTGACCTTGGCATGCAGCTGCCTCAGGGCCAGACGGGTTCCCTGGGACGGAGCGTGGCTTCGGCTGAGCAGGATGAACTGTCCCAGAGACTGGCCCGCCTTCGGGATCAAGTCTGA